In Maniola jurtina chromosome 2, ilManJurt1.1, whole genome shotgun sequence, the following proteins share a genomic window:
- the LOC123872779 gene encoding uncharacterized protein LOC123872779, with product MNLMNLPDEILMIILSHLDTKSLYNLHTAFDRIRNIIRTYNIIKSCNLSLSVMAKARTLTSSFFLDISRNLKELNVCGIGDLNKTGLLRAAKKLQCLNTLDVTYTNITISDLIALYKVCPTITDISINFSFDTKFDIVRNTLEATTYPYQEMFKNFLNVHFVGNHGNMLFTQLPCVMLKKAKLKKLQYTIIECLEVYNSLPGRDILHFDNFTILFSHETCMPNGSLKKLVPFDVLDFPSYETLILTVEGKHCYATPIFEVFFSKYCNSHLHENIELHIMNSFEVDMVDNACIMLWNKSATKFDDKFFSDLWCKLKPLFPCFFDPSSNTPVASDYDFYITIPREIEQKTETRVGFKRKRIAAPNCVLNYDSVFKEKSQNIQLALSFHGKIKSAVTLSPSCNYLKKLTYLSLRGQVRYSVDFFNVLFRCCNNLTTLLVKSNSFSSCSAAIARSLPLSQSLKNIHLIDKGIDFPTLYSSMSQCTTLENVHILDTTYSTNFTDASVLFEKCVNLYSFNLYVHSSLSAKRKFLQIFKKASRNQSINVNILLSNHKYVILFPPYTDVFRLNLL from the coding sequence ATGAATTTAATGAATTTGCCCGATGAAATTCTCATGATAATCCTTAGCCACTTGGACACGAAATCATTATACAATTTGCACACAGCTTTTGATCGTATAAGGAACATTATTCGTACGTATAACATTATTAAGTCGTGCAACTTATCACTAAGCGTTATGGCAAAAGCAAGGACTCTGACATCATCATTTTTCCTAGATATATCAAGAAATCTAAAAGAGTTAAATGTTTGTGGAATAGGTGATCTTAATAAGACCGGACTTTTACGTGCTGCGAAGAAACTACAATGTCTGAACACATTAGATGTTACGTATACCAATATCACTATATCTGATTTGATTGCACTATACAAAGTGTGTCCGACTATAACAGATATAAGCATAAATTTTTCGTTCGATACTAAGTTTGATATAGTACGTAATACACTGGAAGCAACAACATATCCATATCAAGAAAtgtttaaaaactttttgaatgTCCATTTTGTTGGTAATCACGGTAATATGTTGTTTACCCAACTACCATGTGTAATGTTAAAAaaagctaaactaaaaaaattacaatacacAATTATTGAATGTCTTGAAGTGTATAATTCATTGCCAGGCAGAGATATATTGCATTTTGATAATTTCACAATACTTTTTTCACATGAAACATGCATGCCCAACGGCTCTTTGAAAAAATTGGTACCATTTGATGTGTTGGATTTTCCAAGCTATGAAACTTTGATTCTAActgttgaaggaaaacattgctaTGCAACACCAATATTTGAGGTTTTTTTTAGCAAATATTGCAACTCACATCTACATGAAAACATAGAGCTTCACATAATGAACAGTTTTGAAGTTGACATGGTAGATAATGCATGTATAATGTTATGGAATAAAAGTGCAACAAAGTTTGATGACAAGTTCTTCTCTGATTTGTGGTGTAAGTTAAAACCCTTGTTTCCTTGTTTCTTTGATCCCTCATCAAATACTCCAGTAGCTTCTGATTATGATTTTTACATCACTATCCCTCGTGAAATTGAACAAAAAACTGAAACTCGAGTGggttttaaaagaaaaagaattgcTGCTCCAAATTGTGTTCTGAATTATGACTCTGTATTCAAAGAAaaaagtcaaaatatacaattagcTCTCTCATTCCATGGTAAGATCAAAAGTGCAGTAACATTATCTCCAAGTTGTaactatttgaaaaaattaaccTATTTAAGCCTAAGGGGTCAGGTACGCTACagtgtagatttttttaatgtcttATTCAGATGCTGTAACAATCTTACAACACTATTAGTTAAAAGTAATTCTTTTAGTTCGTGCTCCGCTGCCATAGCCCGATCACTACCATTAAGTcagtctttaaaaaatattcatctAATTGATAAAGGAATTGATTTTCCCACACTGTATTCATCTATGAGTCAATGTACAACATTAGAAAATGTTCATATATTAGATACAACTTATTCTACAAATTTTACTGATGCGTCTGTCCTATTTGAAAAATGTGTGAATTTGTACTCTTTTAATTTGTACGTTCATTCGTCCCTTAGCGCTAAAAGAAAATTCTTGCAAATATTTAAGAAAGCAAGCcgaaatcaatcaattaatgtaaatatacttttgagCAATCATaaatatgttatattatttcCTCCTTATACTGATGTGTTTCGTTTGAATTTATTGtga